Proteins from a single region of Ziziphus jujuba cultivar Dongzao chromosome 1, ASM3175591v1:
- the LOC107428528 gene encoding protein JINGUBANG-like, translating into MASVSESPPNPSFRIRGTSTTTTRNNDNNNRTFLSRSISTKEPSFSEFPYTPPRRTSPSLSHSLHASPVSSPLHHFAPPTSKHYYPDHPHHDPHTSYRCISSVLKKDGQILSMASSNGLLYTGSETNVIRVWKVPEFSECGQLKTKASMVVALQVSNDMVYAAYGDGKIRVWQRSWDGGLKHVRLATIPRSGSYVRNYIARKDKMVKHIGPITSLAINVADDILYSASVDKTVKVWRISDLKCMETIQAHPDPINAIIVSDDGFLYTASDDATVRVWRRNFCRGDQLPHSLTVTLPAKYSPVKTLTLTPDGGVLYGGCTDGYIHYWLKSWVSGQLQYGGALQGHTHAVMGLGNVGKYVVSGSADSTSRVWSREQDGQHSCLAVLVGHRGPIRCVTAFSGRSSSGDETAEDYNNNNNEYGCTICTGSLDGVVKVWRVTSAVNNNNNSNNLYSTPSGCDYFEL; encoded by the exons atggcGTCGGTCTCAGAGTCTCCCCCAAACCCATCTTTCAGAATAAGAGGTACGTCTACCACTACCACCCGCAACAATGACAACAACAACAGGACGTTCTTGAGTCGAAGCATTTCTACAAAAGAACCATCTTTCTCTGAATTTCCCTACACCCCACCTCGCCGTACTTCTCCATCTCTCTCTCACAGCCTCCATGCTTCCCCCGTCTCTTCTCCTCTCCACCACTTTGCACCACCTACCTCCAAACACTACTACCCTGATCATCCTCATCATGATCCTCACACTTCCTATCGCTGCATCTCTTCCGTGCTCAAAAAGGACGGCCAGATCTTGTCCATGGCCTCATCCAACGGCCTCCTCTACACGGGTTCCGAGACCAATGTCATAAGGGTTTGGAAGGTTCCTGAGTTCTCCGAGTGTGGACAGCTAAAGACCAAGGCTTCCATGGTTGTGGCGCTCCAGGTGTCCAATGATATGGTTTATGCTGCTTATGGCGATGGCAAGATTAGAGTTTGGCAGAGATCGTGGGATGGGGGCTTGAAGCATGTCCGTTTGGCAACTATTCCAAGGTCCGGAAGCTACGTTCGCAACTACATTGCCAGAAAAGATAAGATG GTGAAGCATATAGGCCCTATTACCTCATTGGCGATCAACGTGGCGGACGACATCCTCTACTCGGCTTCGGTTGATAAAACAGTAAAAGTGTGGCGAATTTCTGACCTCAAATGCATGGAGACAATCCAAGCCCATCCGGACCCGATCAACGCCATCATCGTCAGCGACGACGGATTTCTCTACACGGCCTCCGACGACGCCACGGTCAGAGTCTGGCGTCGTAATTTCTGCCGCGGTGACCAGCTGCCGCACTCGCTCACGGTGACACTGCCGGCCAAGTACTCGCCGGTAAAAACGTTGACTCTGACACCGGACGGTGGGGTGTTGTACGGAGGGTGCACGGACGGGTACATACACTACTGGTTGAAGAGCTGGGTGTCGGGGCAGCTGCAGTACGGGGGTGCGCTTCAGGGTCATACACACGCGGTGATGGGATTGGGGAATGTGGGGAAGTACGTGGTTAGCGGGTCAGCGGACTCGACGAGTCGGGTTTGGAGCAGAGAGCAGGATGGTCAGCATTCGTGTTTGGCGGTGCTTGTGGGCCACCGTGGGCCCATTAGGTGCGTCACCGCATTTTCAGGACGCTCTTCGTCTGGGGATGAAACGGCGGaggattataataataataataatgaatatggTTGCACCATCTGCACCGGGAGTCtcgatggagttgttaaagtgTGGCGTGTCACAAGCGCcgttaataataacaataattccaATAATCTGTATTCAACCCCAAGTGGATGCGATTATTTTGAGCTCTAA
- the LOC107428563 gene encoding uncharacterized protein LOC107428563 → MHLATSTALSPTNTAKMLERALSSRRAASHADEAGTDDEPTADESKTKKHLPISFFTTRATNYFTRVGPIWPCLFVLFFVLLLIFSLVYNSRRFVCVSPYNSVSRSGFFGFDGLESDFGSLGVPWCRSKHGKTVEWTSKDLIKGLEEFVPIYETRPIKNNMYGMGFDHSFGLWFIARWLKPDLMIESGAFKGHSTWVLRQAMPETPIISITPRHPEKYLKKGPAYVDGNCTYFAGKDFIDFGSIDWVKVMKKHGITDLSQVLIFFDDHQNELKRIRQALDAGFRHLVFEDNYDTGTGDHYSLRQICDQSYIRGGGHSCFKDSDEARIRLKRKKFWEKAVDIEELCGPNEAWWGVRGYMRDNFNHSNQPISYSEHFQNSRFVESILDVYWELPPVAGPSLTHQTRYDPARSQPPIVEDGRFGLFQRLGLTGLDNSVFNGYTQMVYLQVSRQ, encoded by the exons ATGCATCTGGCAACTTCCACAGCCCTATCACCCACCAATACAGCCAAAATGCTGGAGCGGGCCCTTTCTTCCCGGCGAGCCGCCTCCCACGCCGACGAAGCTGGCACCGACGATGAACCCACCGCCGACGAGTCCAAGACCAAGAAGCACCTGCCCATCTCCTTTTTCACCACCCGGGCTACCAACTACTTTACCCGAGTGGGACCCATCTGGCCCTGCCTCTTCGTTCTCTTCTTCGTCCTCCTCCTCATATTTTCCCTCGTTTATAACTCTCGCAGATTCGTCTGTGTCTCACCGTATAACTCCGTTTCTCGATCCGGGTTCTTTGGGTTCGACGGCCTCGAATCGGACTTCGGATCCCTCGGCGTGCCCTGGT GCAGATCGAAACATGGAAAAACTGTTGAATGGACATCTAAGGATTTAATCAAGGGCTTGGAAGAGTTCGTACCAATATATGAAACGCgaccaataaaaaataacatgtaCGGGATGGGTTTTGACCACAGCTTTGGGCTTTGGTTCATTGCCCGGTGGCTGAAGCCTGATCTGATGATTGAGAGTGGGGCTTTCAAAGGGCATTCCACTTGGGTTTTGCGGCAAGCCATGCCAGAGACACCAATAATATCAATTACACCCAGGCATCCAGAGAAGTATTTAAAGAAGGGGCCTGCATATGTTGATGGTAACTGCACATACTTTGCCGGAAAAGACTTCATAGATTTTGGAAGTATTGATTGGGTTAAAGTAATGAAGAAACATGGGATTACTGATCTTAGTCAGgttcttattttttttgatgACCATCAGAATGAATTGAAAAG AATACGACAGGCACTGGATGCCGGTTTTCGACATCTAGTGTTTGAGGATAACTATGATACTGGAACCGGTGACCACTATTCCTTAAGGCAAATTTGTGATCAGTCCTATATAAGAG GAGGTGGTCACAGCTGCTTTAAAGACAGCGATGAAGCTAGGATTAggttgaaaaggaaaaagttcTGGGAGAAAGCAGTGGACATAGAAGAACTTTGTGGGCCCAATGAAGCTTGGTGGGGTGTGAGAGGGTACATGCGGGATAATTTTAACCACAGCAACCAGCCAATTTCCTATTCTGAACATTTTCAAAACAGCCGGTTTGTGGAATCAATCCTGGATGTTTATTGGGAGCTTCCTCCAGTGGCAGGACCTTCCCTCACTCATCAAACTAGATATGATCCTGCTCGTTCACAACCTCCTATTGTAGAAGATGGCCGGTTTGGGTTATTCCAGCGGCTTGGTTTAACCGGGCTTGATAATTCTGTATTTAATGGATATACTCAGATGGTTTACCTTCAGGTATCCAGACAGTAG